From the Leptotrichia trevisanii DSM 22070 genome, the window TTTTAGAACGATTAAATATAAAAACGAACTTTCAATAATTTTTTCATCAAAATAAATTAGGATGCTTCCAGTAACGGAATTGACTCTCACTGAATCTATCCCTGATAGTTGTCGCATATTATTTAAAAATTCCTGTTCTAATTCCACATTTTCCCTTAATATATCTGTTTGAAGCCTCAAACGTCCATTCTGGTAATGTTTTACCTGAATAACGCCATAAAAATTTTGCAGCATAACCGACTCCTTAAATATTTTTATAATTCATTATATACTTTTTTATTTAAAATTACAAGACATATAATCAAATTAAATAAAATGAATGTTAAAAAATAGTTTTACAAAAAAATAAGGGCATTTTTGTACACCCTTATTTTATGAAAAATGGAAATTTTAAAACTCATATTCCCCGTTCCACGTAATGAACAGCTTAACAAGTTCTTCCGCCACTTTTCTATTTCTTGTATCAATATCTTCAAAAGTCCAGTCAGTCTTATCTGTTGGAATCAATTCCCTTACATATTTAATTTTAGATTTTCCATAATTTACTTTTTTCTTGTCAAAAAAGTTTTCCGAAGCCTTGATTGTCAGTTTCTTTTCAAAAGGGATCTTATTTCCAATGTAGTTTATATACTCCTTAACCTGCTTATTTTCCATGCTTTCTGAGAAACGGTTGCTCCATTTTTGTGGTAAAATGTATTCAACTTCCCATTTTTCAGGCAAAAGTTCATCCTGATTATTGTAGACAACCATTTTTAAAATCATACGCACAAGATTTTTATTAGGTGTCTTTACTTTTTCCTGAAGTACAGAAATTGGGATATTTTTAAATGCAATTTTTGGCGAAATATTGTCAATTATATCCACATTTAATTTCAGAATATCAGATTTTACAGCTGAAACGCTCGGTGTTACAAGATAATTTGCAGTCAATTCCAAAAACAGCTTTCGTAAAAATTTCAAAAAATATGTTTCAAAGTTTTCTTTATCACCGTGAGCCAGATAGTACACAACAACAGGATATTTCCAAGATTCATTCGGATAAGCCGACAAAGTATCCAAAATTTTAATAATCTGTATATTTTCTGTCCAAGGTTTTTCATCAATTGACTCACGTCTGTTCATAACAACCCATAAATCCAGAATCTGATCCAAGTTTTTTAATAAATTTGATTTATAAAGCCGTGTAAATCCACCTTTTGAGTAAAAACGTCTAAGCCCAAGAGTAGTAGTCGCCATATCCTTTTCTGTGGCTCTTAAATAGAACATGTAATAATAAAACAGCTGTTTTACATTTTCCTTAGCATAAATTGCCCGTTCGCTCAGATTTTTCCATTGTTTAATAAATAATTTCTTGTATTCCTTTTTTATTCTGTTATACATTTTTGCCTTGAAAATATCTGCTTCAGAAAGAGGCAGTCCCCTGTCATTCAATGTTGAAAATACACTTAAGGCATCGTCCTGCGAATCTGTCTTTATCGGGAAAACAACCGCCCTGTTTAAAGTGTAGTAAATAAACTCCAGCATTAATGTCGGACTTAATTCACAAAGCTTATCGAATAGTTTTTGAAATAAAATGTAGTTTTTGGAATAATTGTCAGTGGCTTTAGAATCAGCAACACCTGTTTCCAAGATATTCTGTAAAATTTTATTTCCTTCATTGTCTATAACTCTCGAATTAATCAGTACACTTGTATAGTCAACTTCTCCAGTAAGTTTTTCCTGTTTCCACAATGCCGGCTGAATCTGTCTTATGAAATTTTCCTGCTCCACAGTTTTTTCTTCATAAGAAGTTAATTTTGTATAAATTGCCCGTAAAAGCAGGAAGAGAGAAGTTATTCTCTGCTGCCCGTCGATAATTTCCTGTTCCCCCTCTTCATTTTCATAAGAAACAATACTTCCTAAGAAATATGTCCCTTCGGTACTATTATTTTTTTTAGTTTCACTTTCTGTAAATTCCAGTAAATCATAAAATAACGTCTTAGTTTCATTTTCAGTCCAAGAATATGGCCTTTGATATTCAGGTATTAAAAATGTCTGCTCTTTACCACTTTCGAGTAACTGCTTTATACTTTGCTTATTCACTTGTATTGTTGCAACCATAACGCCTCCTATTTATTTCTTTTTTACAAATTATACACTATTTCTGGCTTATTTTTCAACTATAAAATTTTTTCCATAGTAACACATAAAATAAAGTTTACAAGTTATAGCAAGTGATTTTTTCCTTATTTTAAGGAGTTAATTGCTATAATTTCAGTGCTTGCAATTATTTTCCAAATATGTTATAATCAAAATGATAAAAATTCATATAAAAAATAAAAAAATAAAATAATGGAGGAAAAATTAAAATGGCAAAAGCTAAATTCGAGAGAAGCAAACCACACGTAAACGTAGGAACAATCGGACACGTAGATCACGGGAAAACAACAACAACAGCAGCAATATCAAAAGTATTGGCTGAAAAAGGACTGGCTGAAAAAGTTGATTTTGAAAATATCGACCAAGCCCCTGAAGAAAGAGAAAGAGGGATTACAATCAACACAGCTCACATTGAGTATGAAACAGAAAACAGACACTATGCTCACGTTGACTGTCCAGGCCATGCCGATTATGTAAAAAATATGATTACAGGAGCAGCTCAAATGGATGGAGCAATCCTAGTAGTATCAGCAGCTGATGGGCCTATGCCTCAAACAAGAGAACACATCCTGCTTGCAAGACAAGTTGGAGTTCCTTACATTGTAGTTTACTTAAACAAAGTTGACATGGTAGACGACGAAGAATTATTAGAATTAGTAGAAATGGAAGTAAGAGAATTACTTACAGAATACGGATTCCCAGGAGATGATGTACCAGTAATTAAAGGATCTTCATTAGGAGCATTAAATGGAGAAGCTCAATGGGTAGAAAGAATCATGGAATTAATGAACGCAGTTGACGAATATATTCCAACACCAGAAAGACCGGTAGACCAAGCATTCTTAATGCCAATTGAAGACGTA encodes:
- a CDS encoding DUF262 domain-containing protein, with product MVATIQVNKQSIKQLLESGKEQTFLIPEYQRPYSWTENETKTLFYDLLEFTESETKKNNSTEGTYFLGSIVSYENEEGEQEIIDGQQRITSLFLLLRAIYTKLTSYEEKTVEQENFIRQIQPALWKQEKLTGEVDYTSVLINSRVIDNEGNKILQNILETGVADSKATDNYSKNYILFQKLFDKLCELSPTLMLEFIYYTLNRAVVFPIKTDSQDDALSVFSTLNDRGLPLSEADIFKAKMYNRIKKEYKKLFIKQWKNLSERAIYAKENVKQLFYYYMFYLRATEKDMATTTLGLRRFYSKGGFTRLYKSNLLKNLDQILDLWVVMNRRESIDEKPWTENIQIIKILDTLSAYPNESWKYPVVVYYLAHGDKENFETYFLKFLRKLFLELTANYLVTPSVSAVKSDILKLNVDIIDNISPKIAFKNIPISVLQEKVKTPNKNLVRMILKMVVYNNQDELLPEKWEVEYILPQKWSNRFSESMENKQVKEYINYIGNKIPFEKKLTIKASENFFDKKKVNYGKSKIKYVRELIPTDKTDWTFEDIDTRNRKVAEELVKLFITWNGEYEF
- the tuf gene encoding elongation factor Tu; its protein translation is MAKAKFERSKPHVNVGTIGHVDHGKTTTTAAISKVLAEKGLAEKVDFENIDQAPEERERGITINTAHIEYETENRHYAHVDCPGHADYVKNMITGAAQMDGAILVVSAADGPMPQTREHILLARQVGVPYIVVYLNKVDMVDDEELLELVEMEVRELLTEYGFPGDDVPVIKGSSLGALNGEAQWVERIMELMNAVDEYIPTPERPVDQAFLMPIEDVFTITGRGTVVTGRVERGVINVGEEVEIVGIKPTTKTTVTGVEMFRKLLDSGQAGDNIGALLRGTKKEEVERGQVLAKPGTITPHTGFKSEVYVLTKDEGGRHTPFFTGYKPQFYFRTTDITGEVNLPEGVEMVMPGDNIEMTVELIHPIAMEEGLRFAIREGGRTVASGVV